The Chlamydia poikilotherma DNA segment ATTTCTGTTCTTCCAGAATAAGTCTTAAAAGACTCTTCAAAAACCAATTATCTAGGAAGCTCTGTTTTTTGCTCACGCATAAAACGGGGCTTTTCTGTTTTAACAGCGTTTACGATTTAGGGATAAGTATACAATGTTTTTAGATCAAATTACTATAGAGTTACGTGCTGGTAAAGGCGGTAACGGTGTCGTAGCCTGGAGAAAGGAGAAATATCTACCCAAAGGTGGTCCTTATGGAGGTAACGGCGGTGTTGGTGGATCTATTGTTATTGAATCAGCTACGCATGTATACTCTTTTGAATCCTATAGGAATATACGTTTTTTAAAGGCTGAAGATGGACAATCCGGAGCAACTAATAATCGTTCTGGAAGAAATGGGAAAGATTTGGTTTTGGTAGTTCCTGAAGGAACGTTATTACGTGATGTAGAGACTCGAGAAATTCTTTATGATTTTGCCAAAGATGGAGAACGTTTAGTTATTTGTCGTGGAGGCAAAGGTGGAAAAGGAAATACTTTCTTCAAGACATCTACCAATCGTGCTCCTATAAAAGCCACTCCAGGAAGACCCGGAGAAGTACGCCAAGTCGAGCTAGAGTTAAAACTCATCGCAGATATCGGTCTTGTAGGCTTCCCAAATGCTGGTAAATCTACGTTATTTAATACACTTGCTAAAACAGAAGTAAAGGTGGGCGCCTACCCATTTACTACACTTCAGCCTGTGTTAGGGCTAGTTCCCTGTCAGGAAAGATTGTATCAGAAACCATGGATTATCGCAGATATTCCCGGAATCATAGAGGGTGCTCATCAAAATCGTGGTTTGGGATTAGATTTTCTAAGGCATATTGAACGCACTAGATTGTTATTATTTGTTATCGATATTTGTGGATGCGAGAGATCCTCTCCCGAAGAAGATCTACGTATTCTTATGGACGAACTTTTACATTATAAAGAAGATCTTGCTGATAAAGGCAGGATCATCGCTTTAAATAAAATCGATGATCTTCTTCCTGATGAGAGACAGGAACGCCTAGAGAATTTTCAGAGACTCTTTCCTTTTGAAAAATTTGTGATGTTATCTGGACTTACTGGGGAAGGTGTGGATCTACTGAATAGTCTTTTTACAAATAGACTTAATGTATAAGCAATACCCATCAAAATAGCGATCGTTGGTCCTGCAGGGAAATCTAGGGCATAGGCAAGGGCAATTCCGAAAAATGAGCATAGAATGTTTAAGAGAACGGAAACAATCATAATGTTGACCATTCTATAGGAAAACCTACACGCGATCGATATAGGCAAAACAAGCATGCTTAACATTAAAATAACACCCATGATGTAAATCAGCATAACGATCGTAATTGCTGTTAAAATTAGTAAAAGGAAATACCATGTCTGTACAGAGTAGCGACTGAGCATCATGTATTTTTCATCGAAACATAATGCAAGGAATCTCGTATGACAGAGCGCTACGGTTGTAAGAACAACCACATCTAATATTCCCAAACTGTAGAGATCATGAGTAGTTACCCAAAGAATATTTCCAAAAAGAAAATTCACTAGCTCTGAATTAAAAGCAGGGAGTTGGGATATAAAAATAATCCCGATTGCCATCCCTACAGACCAAATCATAGCAATGAGGGCATCCTCTCTTTCTTGATACTTGAGATGAATTTTCCCAATACAGATTGCTAGGATTATTGCTCCAACTATAGCCCCGTACATAGGAGAAAATTCAAGATTCAGTCGATATTGAATCCATAAGGTAAGACCAATTCCTCCTAAAATAGAATGGGAGATACTTCCGCTAATAGAAACGATACGTTTGACTACGATGTAGGTTCCTACAACTCCCCCAGCAATAGAGGCTCCTAAAGCTGCAAGTAGAGACGGGAAGAGTAGCGCGGGAAGGATATGATCAAAAAAAGAAATCATAGATCAGCCTTTTTTTCGAAGGAATCGCAGCAAAACTCTTGAGATATCGTTGGTGTATTGGTCAATGTTGTTAGAGTTCTGCTCATATAAAATACTTTATTGAAGTGACTAGTTGTATGATGCAAATCATGTGTGATCATAAGAATCGTGCATCGGGCGTTAAGTTCTGTGAGAATCTGTAGGATGCGTTGTTGATTTTCAGGATCGATATTTGCTGTAGGTTCATCAAGGATGAGTAATTTAGGATGAGATGCCAGGGCTCTAGCGAGTAGTACTCGCTGTATCTGTCCCCCAGATAGATGGGAAAAGCAGGTATCCTTATGATGTAAAAGATCTACAGTCTTTAAAGCTTGCTCAGCAGATTCATGATCGTATTTAGAATATTTCCCATGCCAGCGGAGAAAAGAAAGCCTTCCTGATAGAACAACTTCTTTCACAGAAATGGGAAAGGAAAAGTCATAGGAGAAGTGTTGCGGAACCCATCCGATAGTTAATTCGGATTCTTTTCTACATGTAGAAAATGTTTCTAGAGTTCCTAGAGTAGGTTTTAATAAACCTAGCATGAGCATAGCTAAAGTTGTTTTTCCGCCACCGTTAGGACCTATAATACCGACAAAATCTCCCTCATGAATCATGAAAGACACATTATTAATGATCCAAGAGCTTTTTGGTCCATAGCGGAAGGAAAGATCCTTAACGAATATTTGTACTGTCATAAATTAGCAAGAGTTGTTGCTATAGTTTTCAAATTATTTATAACGTTTTCTTCATAGGGATCTAAATTTACTGTATCCATATGGAAGCGTTCAGCGAGCATAGCGCTACTGCGCTTGCCTGCATGACGGAGTAAAATCATAGATGAAATCCCATGTTCACGAATACTTTGAGCAGCACGGACAACATCTTTCGGAGAGGGATCAGCGTGATTGCTTTTTTCCACAGTATGTTGGAAAAAATTGTAATCTCTACAGAAATAGCCGAAGGCTCCGTGTGCGACTAAAATATGACGCTGCTTAGCAGAGGCTGTGATTTCTTGAATTTCTATATCTAGGGTTTCAAGCGTCTTAAGTAATTTTTCTCCATTACTTTGATATAACGCAGAGTGTTCCGGGAAATAGAAGCACAGGGCTTCTATAATAGTCGCTACCTGTATTTTCAAATTTTTAGGACTTAACCATGTATGGGTATCAAAACTATGAAAATGATGAGCACATCCTGTATATCCAGGAATTACTTGAATGTTTTTATTAAGATCTACTTGAGGACAAGAAACATTTTTCTCACAGGACTTTTCAAAATTTTCTCCCATACGAAACCAAAGTTGCGCACGAAGAAATTTTTCCATATGTCGGGGAGACAATTCATAGGTGTGAGGATCATAGTTATTAGTAACTATAGAGCATACCTCACAAGTGTCCTCTGCTATCTGTTCAACTAGAAACTTATAAGGAACTATACTAACAAGGACATGTTTTTGTTCTGTTTTAGAGTTTGCAAAAGTATGTGAACAACAAAAGAGGAACAAAAGAAGGATGAATATTCTACGCATGATCTAAATAGATTGATGAATTCAGCCATTATCCTATTGACCCACAATTTTAATAAAGAATGAATTCAAAATAGCTTTGTAGATTTTTTAAAAATCCTTTGTATTCAGACGAATCTTGATAAAAATGGATCTATTGGGATATCTTCAGATCAAGTTTTTCGAAAGAATATCCTTATTTGGCTAGTGGAGAGGTGTCCGAGTGGCTTAAGGAGCACGCTTGGAAAGCGTGTGTGCGTTAACGCGTACCGAGGGTTCGAATCCCTCTCTCTCCGTCAATTTCTAGCAATTTATTCTTCCTCACCCCATCAATCTATGTAATTGAAAATAAAAGTTGAGAAATATCCTTTTGTATTTTTTATTCTTGTATATCAAGGATATTTGCTTTAACCTATCCTAACTTTTTAATTCTCTGGAACCTCTAAACATGTGAATCTTTGCTGTTTAGATGAAAAAAGTTCTTAGAACCTGCTCGAGTTAATACTTGCGAAGGGAGTTGCGTTCATTTCTGTTCTTAAGGGTTTTCTTTAAGGATATTTTAACCTCTTCTCTCTTGCGTAAACGTGTGCATATGTAGGGAGGAAACCTTTGGAAGAAGACTTTTTCAAACTCATTCTAGTCACGAATAGACAGAACACCCCAGTTGAGGAATATCTCGATTTTATAGCTGTTTGTGTACAGTCTGGTGTGACTTCTGTTCAACTTCGTGAAAAAAAGCTTTCACATAGGGAAATTTTAAGTTTTGGAGAAGCGTTAAAGTCGATCCTAGATCCTTTGGAAATTCCTTTAATTATCAGTGATAGCGTATCTGTATGTTTAGATTTGGATGCTTCAGGCGTTCATTTAGGGCAAACAGATGGAGATGTTATAGAGGCTAGAGAGCTTCTAGGTCCTGATAAGATTATAGGGTGGAACGTAAATACTCTTGATCAGCTTCTCAATGCCAATACTTTACCGATTGATTATTTGTGCTTAAGCGCGATGTTTGCAACTCAGAATAAGCCCGATGCTACCAATCTTTGGGGATTTTCTGGTTTAGAACAGGCTGCTTCTCTATGTGAACACCCTATAGTTGCTATTGGTGGTATCGATGAAAGTAACGCTGCTGAAGTCGTGGAAGCTGGTGCTGCAGGTATTGCTGCTATTGGAGTATTTCATTCTGCGCAAAATCCGGGTTTAGTAACAAAAACACTAAGAGAAATTGTTGATAGGGGACTTAGATGTTAGAACGAATGAATGAAGCATTGCAGAGCATAGGAAAGGAAAAACCTGTAATTTTGAGTATTACGAATTACGTTTCCATGGATTTTCTTGCGAATTGCTTTCTAGCTATCGGAGCTTCACCTATTATGAGTGTATCCGATTTAGAATTAGAAGAGTTAATAGGATTAAGTTCGGTTGTTTATCTTAATATTGGAACTCTAGATCATCTATTTATTCAGAGGTCTTACAGAGCGGTAGATATTGCTTTAAGACAAAATAAGCCTGTAATTTTTGATCCTGCAGGTTCAGGAGCTACAAAAATTAGAACAGAAGTTTCTCATCATTTGCTTACCCATGCTACGATTGTTCGGGGAAATGCTAGTGAAATTCTCTCTTTTGGAGATGTTCCTACAAAAACACGCGGTTTGGATTCTATTAATACTACCCATGATGCTAAAAATATGGCAATCGCTTTAGCTAACGAATGTTTATGTGGTTGTGCTGTTGCTGTTACTGGTGCTGTAGATTTTATTACTGATGGGAATCGTAGTGCAACTATAGAGCTCGGAGATCCATTAATGTCTCGCGTTACGGGAATGGGTTGCTCTTTAACTGGGGTGCTTGCTGCATTTAGATCGGTAATAGATGATTCTTTTGAAGCTACACGATTAGGCGTAGAATATTTTACTCTTTGTGGAATGCTTGCTCGTGAACGCTGCGAAGGTCCAGGATTATTTAAGGCTTATCTTCTAGATGAATTGTATAATGCGGACTTTGATAGAATGCGTCGTTATTACGAGCAATAAAGATATCTAAATTATATTCTTTGGGACGTATTGTTCCGTCTTTAGTTTTGTAATTGAGAACCCTCATAGGTTCTACAATTACAAAACAAATTAATCAAATAGATGAATTTCTTAGCTTTCTAGCTTTAAAAGATCATACGTGCGCCGCAGTTGGCCATCTGTACTAATGAAGACATCCCGGCATCTATGGTATAGGTGCCGTAGAGGGTCCAGTATGGGCCGAGATATATTTGTGAGCTATACTCTATTCTTCCTGTATTTCTTGTAGGAATCACACCAGAAACTTCACCGGTTTGTCCAGTAGAGTCAACTCTGTAAGTACACTGCGGTTTATTTCTATAGATAACAGGTACATAAGCAAAAGAGAGCTTATTGTACATTAGGATACCATATTGTATTAAAGCTCCTTCAAAAACAAAACCTAAAGGAGTTGCAAGATTTCTATAGGCAAAGGAATCGAATGTTCTAGGGTCGTAGTCAAGTTCTGTAAATTGTTTTTGACGTACGCCTGTATATTCTGCTTCTGAGTAAAACGAGAATCTTGTTGTGGAATTGTTTGAAGGTTCTTTTAAATCAATAATCATACGGACATCAAACAGCCAACCAAGATCTTCCCAATTTCCAAGATTGCGTTCTTGAATGGATGGGTAGTAGGTGGTTGTATCGTGCTTCATGTAACCATAAGTCATCACACCTTGTAAAAGTATGGGGCGAGGGGCTTTCGTTTGTCTATGAGGCAAATAGAAGGCTCTACCAGCATATAAAGTTCCTTGGAAGGAGTGATCAGAGCCTTTATGCTTGTAATTTTCGATGCTTTTTTCGGATTTAGCGTGTCCGAAGACTTGGCTAAATGAGGCCCCTAGAATAAATTCAGGACGCGGTTTAGCATCTATAGCGAGTGAATAGCCTCGACTATGATAAGAGAAGGATCTAGCTTCTTCTCCTTGTTCTTTCTGTAAGAACGATCCTATACCGCATAGCCAAAGGTTATTGTAAGCAGCGTCATCAAAACGTGCGTTGTTAAGCATATTGTTGATGATGCCTTGCTTTACGGAAATCAGGGAGTTTTGAGAACCGAGAATAGAGTTAACGTAGAAGTAATTGTCACGAGGGATATAGACCCATCGACGGTACTCTTTAAATTTCCAGCTAGCTTGTAGCTTTCCATTTTGACCTGTTGCACCTAATGTCCAAGTGCCGATGTAACCTTTTTGCGGGTTTGTATCTCCTGCTAAAGTTAGATCAGAAATATCTACTTTGCTAGATGCCGTAGGAAGTTTTAATAACTCAATTTCACGATCTTCGCCTAAGTAGGGGTTTTGGTAAAAGGCTCCCGAAGGATCGATAAGGGTCAGTGTTCCTGTTAGATAGATTTTTTCCTGATTTACATCAGGTGGCGTTTTATTCGCTTGTGGAAGTGAATTGTTCTCACTTCGATGACTCCTAGGTCCTCCTGCTGCTCGGGTAGGTTCAACACTTAGTTGTAGAGAAGGAGGGGTGGCTTTTCCGTTTTCTGCAAGAATCTCACTAAAATCAATAGTGAGGTTATTAATTGCTATACCTCCGGTCGTTCCACCTGCTGTGGGTTTTCGCGTGGATAATACTGATCCCGGTCCCATAACGAGTAAAGATCCGGCTTTTTGATCAAAGGAAATAACATTTAATTCTGCATTTTTACTTAAAACTAATGTTCCGTTGTGTAGGACCGTCTTTTGAGGAATGAAGGACCTATGCTCATGAAGTTCTCCAGAGAAGAGTATAGTTCCTGTGTAGTTTGGAGACGTTCCGTTTGTCGGTTTTTTATTGATATCTAGAGTGTTATAATTACTAGTTTTAGACGTGGTGATGTTTACAGCATCGTAGAAGTTAATCGATTGATTTTCTGCAGCATTTAGCGTGAGTTGAACTTTCCCTGTTATACTACAGAAAGAAGTAGCAGTATTTGTTCCTGTAGGTAAGCATTGGTTGTTTTTAAACGTGATGCTACCTCCTAAAGCTGTAAGATTAAGTATAGCATCATCGCTAGCTGGAGCTCCGTAGATTGCAGCACCTAAGTTTTTAACTTGGGCTGAGCCTTGTCCAGCTGGAGTTTGTGCTAAGGTAACCTTATTATTTAGGAATAGAATAGACGAAGCAGCTGTAATATCTGCCTTCTTTGTGAAATAAATCGCACTACCGTCATTTGCAGAACTGTTGTTGGAAAAGTTTATGTATCCTTTTGGGATAGATAGGGTAGCTGCGTAGATAGTTCCACGATTTTTAGCTATATTTTCTTCAAAGGAACAGTACAAGGAATCAGTAAATGTTACTGTACCGTTTTTACACCCAATTGCGGAGCCGATGTCTGCAGAGTTGCCTTTGAAAAATAGTGTTTGATTCCCTGTAAATGTGACACTAGTTGTTCCTGCAATAGCTCCACCAAAGGTTTCCTTTGGAGTGATTGTTATAGCTCCCGAAGGAGGTTCTGCAGGCGTGCATAAAGCTGAGTTATTAACAAAGTTAATAGCTTGAGAACAATTTGTAATTGTAACAGTAGGAGCGTAAATAGCCCCACCGGCTATCTGTCCTGTTGTTGCAGCTCGTTTTGTAATTGCAGAGTTCCCTGAAAAGGTTAAATTTCCAGTGCTATTTTGTAGATTGAAAGCGGTTTTAGCATAGATAGCTCCACCTTGAATATCAGGATCTGCAGGAGGATTGTTAGTTCCGATAACTGCATTGTTATCAATAGCTTGGTTGCCGGAGAATGTACAATTACCCTGTAGATTTTTTAAAGTAAGTGTTTCTGCATAAAGAGCGCCACCGGTAATTGCTGTAGGAACACTGGCAGTTGCTGTAGTAGTCGAGGTAGTCTCTGCTTTATTATTGCTTACAGTTAATTCTGTATTAAGGTTATTGCAGGTAAGTGCTTTGGCATAGATCGCTCCACCAGATTCTTTTGCGGTGTTTTCTGAGATCTTTGAAATTTGAATATTTTCAAGATTCAATGCTTCTGTAAAGTAGAGACCTCCTCCCAATTTCCCTGCAGAGTTTCCTGTGATGTTTAAATGGTCAAGACGAGAGATTTTTCCTTTTTTACCATAAACACCACCACCATTGTCTACAGCAGCGTTTTTCGTGACATTTGTCGTAATAACATAATCGACTTTGAAATCTAAATCTTCTGGAGCAGATTGTCCAGCACTCACAACAGTGCCTGCTGAAGTTAAAGTTTGTGTACAAAGACCGGCACCATTTTTAGCAGAGTTTTGACCAATATCGATTAACTCAAGACTAGTAAAGGAAGCCTTTGTCGTATAAACACCACCACCATGCTCTGTAGCTTGGTTTCCAGTAATAATAGCACTTCCAAATACAGGAACCACAGCAGGTGGTGTTGTAAGCGAGGAGACTGGATTAGGATTAGGAAATGTAAAAATAAGTTCTTTAGGGATGTTCGCTCCACCACCACTTTTGGTAGTAGTGTTGTTTATTAGGCAAAAGCTCTCTAAATTCGATAAAGTTAGAGATTTATTGGCAGCTAGGCAAATACCCCCACCCTCTTCTGTGGCAACGTTACCTTGAAAGAGAGTTTTTCCTGTAAGATTTGTGAATGTCACATCGCTTTCACAATACAGACCACCACCAGATTTTTTTGAAGTGTTTGTGGTGAATTGTATTCTGTGAGAATTTTCAAATGTTAGAGTGCCTTTAACATAAGCTCCCCCACCGTGATCCGTAGCTTGGTTATTTAAGAATTCTAAAGTTGAAGCAATCTTAGAAACACTAAGATTTTTCTCAACATAGATACCCCCACCTTTCGCTAAAGGAGGAGGAGGAGGTTGAGAAGAAGATGCAGAGTTTTTACCCGGTACATTGATAGTAAGATCGTAATTTCCAGCTTTGTTAGCCCCGAAATGTGCTTGAGAAAGGTTTGTAAGGGTTACGTCTCCTAAACAATAAATACCCCCACCGCCAGTTTTCCCGTTATTTCCGTTAAACTGAGTAAGGGTAGAAGAATCTTGTATTGTAAGATTCCCTTTAGAATAAATTGCTCCCCCTAGGGTATCCGCAGAGTTACTTTGGAATTTTAAATTAGCAACCTTACTAATCGAGATCGTTTTATCTCCATAGATAGCACCCCCAGCCCCTGTAGCAGTATTTAATATGAATAGGGTATCTTCAGAGCCATCACTAATAGTAATGGTATCCAAACCAAAGATAGCTCCTCCGGATCCTTTGATAACAGGTTCTGGAGGGGGAGGCGTAGAGTTTGCTTTTTTACCTGCTTCGATACTAGGAGGGAATTCTGCAGAATTGCCTCTGAAAGTCATATCTTTATAAGTAGAGATGACAATTGCACCTTTAGCAAAGGCAGCACCACCGTTTCCTGCTGTTTCTGTTGTATACGTAGGGAGAGTAGGTGTTTGAGAACCTGTATTTGTACTTCCTGTTTGCGATATATATTTAGGTAAAGGATAGGTAGCATACGAGCCGTTAGGAGCTACAACACCTCCAGTTCCAGGAACTGTTGGAGGTGTTGTGGGTGGTTCAGGAGGAACAGGAACGCGCGCAGCGTTATTTGTAAATTCGATAGAATTAAGGATATTCCTGATGGTTAGCGTAGAATCTGTAAATAGAGCACCGCCGGCTTCTTGGGATACGTTATCTTTGAATGTAACGTTTTCTAATCCATCAAAAGATATAGGACCTTTGGAGTATATCGCTCCTCCTTTTCCTGTCATTTTGATTAGAGAGCAGGAGATAGATCCTGGATTTCCCACGTGGGTAATAAATGATAGAGGACCAGCTTTATCATTATAGAAAGCTCCGCCGCCTTTTGGATCGGGATTAGAAGTGGATTTATCTGCGGGTGTTACGGAAGTTGCTGCTAGAGGAAAACTTAGTGGATGAGATTTCTCAGATGTGAAATCGCTAAGATCAAAATTTCCCTGCTGCAATCTAGAAACATGAGCAAATGCTGATGAGTTTAGATTTTGCAGAATAGATAGATAAAGCTGTTCGCGAGGTTGAGCAATGGTCCTAGCTTGTCCTGTTATGGGCTGCAATGTGCTACTAACTGAGGGGCCTGAATCACTTGGGTTAGGTGCTGGATCTGGTTGTGCAGCTGGATTTGGCTTAGGATCGGGAATATTTGTGAACGTTGTGAATGAGACATTCCCAGAAATTATATAAGTTATTCCGCTTTCATCTTGTGTTTCTTGCGTAAAGTTATTCGAATGCGAATCTGAAATGCTTGATCCTGATCCTCTATAACTGGAGTTTAATTCTTTCGAAAGGGGTTCACCAAATACTGTAATCGAGGGGAGCACGGCAGCAAAAACAGCTGTAGCTGATAGCCACTTCATAGAACAAAAACCTACTGCGAACATTCACTGACTAGATATGTGTTAGATAAATCAGAAAGGCAAATTAGGCAAGGGATAAAAGAGGGTAAGAAAGATCAAGATATTAAAGATGAGCTTTAGGGAGACAAGAGCGCATCCATAATATCTTGACGAATGCTGTCCATAATCATTAACAAAGTTCTTAGTCAAGGAAAAATTAGAAGGTTAGGGATAAACCACCAAAAGCATCTCCAGAGAGATTGTTTCCTTCGCGTTGTATTGTCGAAATTCCTAAATAAGCTGTAGCTAATCTATATTTGAAGGTAGTGCGGAACTTTAGGTTCATAGCTTCTTGTCCTATAAAGACTCCTGCGACTTTCCAAGAATGTTGATTCAGGATTAAGGAAGCAGTTGTTACAGGATTTTCTCTAAGCAAGTCTTTGATATAGGCCATGCTAAATTGCGTAAAAAGAGAATATTTCGCTCCGAAGAAGCGCATTTCTAAAGAAACTCCTGAGGGAAGAGCAAGATTACTCAAATGTGAAGAGGCAAAATACCGAGGATCGTATCCTGTTTCTATGAAAGGATTTTGACTGATTGCGGTATACTCTAGATCTATAAATGGAGTAATTTTAAGACAACGAATTCCCTTTGGATAGGCATAAGATAAGCCCACACTGCTTCGGAATCCTTGGTTCTTCCAAGAGCCTCGGGTAATGTCCTTTTTTGAGAACTGATGTTTCATAACATGAGATTCTTCAGCATAGCTTACAGAAGATCTAAAAGATAAAGCGCGCCAGTTTTTAAAAGCTGCTATTGTTCCCAATAGCATATGCGAGTGGCTTTTCCCAGGAATGTTATCCTGAGAGCTAGATCCGTGAAGCTGTGTGAATGTGGCACACACAACAGTATTTGGTGAAAAAGGAAGTTTAATTCCTAGATTATGACCAGCTTGTGTCATAGAAAAGTTATTATAATTAGCGGCATTTTGCTCCATAACACTAGAGACGATACCACCAAAAATACATATATGTTTAATAGGGATGAGCATGTTGTTATTTAAGTAGTTATCAAGGATAGCATCATTGGAAGAGCGCATACCTGTAAATGTTGTCCATGTAGAAGATGGAACTAGATAACCCTCTTTCTCCGGGTTCAAAATGAATGTCCCCGTGGGGATCCATAAAGCTTTTAATGTTTTATGTCGTTTGGAATTTTCACCAGACCAATTAAATTTCCATACACCTTGATAGCCATAGGCATTTTGTTGTACAGCAATCTCTTCAGGAATAAATCCATCGGTATTGATATTTTTATCAGACTTGAAAATGATTTCCATTTGATACGGCTGAGATGCTAAATCATGATTGTTGTAGAAGATATTATCGGGATCATGAATTTGAGGAGATCCCGAAAGTCGGATTCCTGAATTTCCTAATGCG contains these protein-coding regions:
- a CDS encoding metal ABC transporter ATP-binding protein; translated protein: MTVQIFVKDLSFRYGPKSSWIINNVSFMIHEGDFVGIIGPNGGGKTTLAMLMLGLLKPTLGTLETFSTCRKESELTIGWVPQHFSYDFSFPISVKEVVLSGRLSFLRWHGKYSKYDHESAEQALKTVDLLHHKDTCFSHLSGGQIQRVLLARALASHPKLLILDEPTANIDPENQQRILQILTELNARCTILMITHDLHHTTSHFNKVFYMSRTLTTLTNTPTISQEFCCDSFEKKADL
- the thiM gene encoding hydroxyethylthiazole kinase; its protein translation is MLERMNEALQSIGKEKPVILSITNYVSMDFLANCFLAIGASPIMSVSDLELEELIGLSSVVYLNIGTLDHLFIQRSYRAVDIALRQNKPVIFDPAGSGATKIRTEVSHHLLTHATIVRGNASEILSFGDVPTKTRGLDSINTTHDAKNMAIALANECLCGCAVAVTGAVDFITDGNRSATIELGDPLMSRVTGMGCSLTGVLAAFRSVIDDSFEATRLGVEYFTLCGMLARERCEGPGLFKAYLLDELYNADFDRMRRYYEQ
- a CDS encoding metal ABC transporter solute-binding protein, Zn/Mn family; translated protein: MRRIFILLLFLFCCSHTFANSKTEQKHVLVSIVPYKFLVEQIAEDTCEVCSIVTNNYDPHTYELSPRHMEKFLRAQLWFRMGENFEKSCEKNVSCPQVDLNKNIQVIPGYTGCAHHFHSFDTHTWLSPKNLKIQVATIIEALCFYFPEHSALYQSNGEKLLKTLETLDIEIQEITASAKQRHILVAHGAFGYFCRDYNFFQHTVEKSNHADPSPKDVVRAAQSIREHGISSMILLRHAGKRSSAMLAERFHMDTVNLDPYEENVINNLKTIATTLANL
- the obgE gene encoding GTPase ObgE, with the protein product MFLDQITIELRAGKGGNGVVAWRKEKYLPKGGPYGGNGGVGGSIVIESATHVYSFESYRNIRFLKAEDGQSGATNNRSGRNGKDLVLVVPEGTLLRDVETREILYDFAKDGERLVICRGGKGGKGNTFFKTSTNRAPIKATPGRPGEVRQVELELKLIADIGLVGFPNAGKSTLFNTLAKTEVKVGAYPFTTLQPVLGLVPCQERLYQKPWIIADIPGIIEGAHQNRGLGLDFLRHIERTRLLLFVIDICGCERSSPEEDLRILMDELLHYKEDLADKGRIIALNKIDDLLPDERQERLENFQRLFPFEKFVMLSGLTGEGVDLLNSLFTNRLNV
- a CDS encoding metal ABC transporter permease encodes the protein MISFFDHILPALLFPSLLAALGASIAGGVVGTYIVVKRIVSISGSISHSILGGIGLTLWIQYRLNLEFSPMYGAIVGAIILAICIGKIHLKYQEREDALIAMIWSVGMAIGIIFISQLPAFNSELVNFLFGNILWVTTHDLYSLGILDVVVLTTVALCHTRFLALCFDEKYMMLSRYSVQTWYFLLLILTAITIVMLIYIMGVILMLSMLVLPISIACRFSYRMVNIMIVSVLLNILCSFFGIALAYALDFPAGPTIAILMGIAYTLSLFVKRLFSRSTPSPVSPDNITNFSKGKSL
- the thiE gene encoding thiamine phosphate synthase, which codes for MEEDFFKLILVTNRQNTPVEEYLDFIAVCVQSGVTSVQLREKKLSHREILSFGEALKSILDPLEIPLIISDSVSVCLDLDASGVHLGQTDGDVIEARELLGPDKIIGWNVNTLDQLLNANTLPIDYLCLSAMFATQNKPDATNLWGFSGLEQAASLCEHPIVAIGGIDESNAAEVVEAGAAGIAAIGVFHSAQNPGLVTKTLREIVDRGLRC